In Xylanibacter ruminicola 23, a single genomic region encodes these proteins:
- a CDS encoding SusC/RagA family TonB-linked outer membrane protein: protein MAPVQQASAATAAVASVQQTKQATGYVADSQGPLIGATVMEKGTNNGTVTDFNGFFTLNVKPGATIVVSYVGYVSQEVKAGDNLKINLKEDGHVVNEVVVIGYGTQRREAVTGSVANIGGEKLNQVAATNAAQALQGRVAGVLMTQTSSKPGAEMQIRIRGQRSLTASNDPLIVLDGIPFMGQLSDINPTDIKSMDILKDASATAIYGSRGANGVIIITTVKGTQGAPAKVTYNGYVSFKKVFHKYPMMDGPTFSKMRQYAGIYQNSLDESESTNTDWQDLYYQTGISHNHDLSVSGGTNGGSFSFGAGYYKDESVVPTEGYDRISVRGNFDQKIGKWFRFGLSTNNSYRKTQGVNNMYAVLGSSPLSSPYDENGNLKRYNALPADDQIVVTKETVERDKDVWMSENKGIGTYNTLFAELKCPWIEGLTYRINVGLNFRSSKSGSFTGTGINNKDANAVNSGSIYENQTRNWAVENLLTYDRTFAEKHNLNVVAMYSAEQTTYEQTGASAQEIPADYFQYYALDKATGQANLTGYNYWQSGLVSWMGRVMYSYDNKYMISAALRSDASSRLAKGHQWHTYPAVSAGWNIARENFMENLKWIDNLKLRVGYGETSNQSINPYSTLGGLATRNYNFGSTYKSGYYVNSLPNPELGWEYSKTWNFGLDFSFFNGRLSGSFEYYTQKTNDILLNVKLPDTSGVSSYTGNIGNTENKGWEFSLNGIIIDNKNGWNWEAGINFYQNRNKLTKLATNDPDGKDEGNLWFVGHPIDVIYDYEYVGLWQKGEEAAMNILEPGGNAGMIKVKYTGDYDANGLPTRQIGPDDRQIMSMEPDLVGGFNTTIGYKNFDLTVIGSFQIGGKLISAIHSSNGYLNMLSGRRNNLDVDYWTENNTGAKYPKPGGIMSSDNPKYGSTLGYFNAGYLKFRTITLGYNFDKLQAVKDLGISRLRLYATVQNPFVLFSPYNNESGLDPETNSWSNENTAVGYSFGSHRMPIVGYNTPATRNFIFGVNVTF, encoded by the coding sequence TTAAGGCCGGCGATAACTTAAAAATCAATCTTAAGGAAGACGGCCACGTTGTAAACGAGGTTGTTGTTATCGGTTACGGTACCCAGCGTCGTGAGGCCGTTACCGGTTCTGTTGCAAACATTGGTGGTGAGAAACTTAACCAGGTTGCAGCTACTAACGCCGCTCAGGCTCTGCAGGGTCGTGTAGCTGGTGTTTTGATGACACAGACATCTTCTAAGCCAGGTGCTGAGATGCAGATTCGTATTCGTGGTCAGCGCTCACTGACTGCAAGTAACGACCCTCTGATTGTGCTCGATGGTATTCCATTCATGGGTCAGCTGTCGGATATCAACCCAACCGATATTAAGTCGATGGATATCCTGAAGGATGCTTCTGCTACCGCTATCTACGGTTCGCGTGGTGCTAACGGTGTTATCATCATCACAACCGTTAAGGGTACACAGGGAGCACCTGCTAAGGTTACATATAATGGATATGTAAGCTTCAAGAAAGTATTCCACAAGTATCCTATGATGGACGGACCTACGTTCTCTAAGATGCGTCAGTATGCTGGTATCTACCAGAACTCACTCGACGAGAGCGAAAGCACTAACACCGACTGGCAGGATCTGTACTATCAGACTGGTATCAGCCACAACCACGACCTGAGTGTTTCTGGTGGTACCAATGGTGGTAGCTTCAGCTTCGGTGCTGGTTACTATAAGGACGAGTCGGTTGTTCCTACCGAGGGTTACGACCGTATCTCTGTTCGTGGTAACTTCGACCAGAAGATTGGTAAGTGGTTCCGTTTCGGCTTGAGCACCAACAACAGCTATCGCAAAACTCAGGGTGTGAACAATATGTACGCTGTACTGGGTTCATCTCCTCTGTCAAGCCCATACGATGAGAACGGTAACCTGAAGCGTTACAATGCTCTGCCTGCCGACGACCAGATTGTGGTTACTAAGGAGACTGTTGAGCGTGACAAGGATGTTTGGATGAGCGAGAACAAGGGTATCGGTACTTACAACACGCTGTTCGCTGAGTTGAAGTGCCCTTGGATCGAGGGTCTTACCTATCGTATTAACGTAGGTCTGAACTTCCGCAGCTCTAAGAGCGGTAGCTTCACAGGTACTGGTATCAACAACAAGGATGCCAATGCTGTTAACAGCGGTTCTATCTACGAGAACCAGACACGTAACTGGGCTGTTGAGAACCTGCTGACCTACGACCGCACATTCGCCGAGAAGCACAACCTGAACGTTGTTGCTATGTACTCTGCCGAGCAGACTACTTACGAGCAGACTGGTGCTTCGGCTCAGGAGATTCCTGCCGACTACTTCCAGTACTATGCACTCGACAAGGCTACAGGTCAGGCTAACCTCACTGGTTACAACTACTGGCAGAGCGGTCTCGTTTCTTGGATGGGACGTGTGATGTATTCTTATGATAATAAGTATATGATTTCAGCCGCCCTCCGTTCAGATGCTTCTTCACGTCTGGCTAAGGGTCATCAGTGGCACACATATCCTGCAGTAAGTGCCGGTTGGAACATCGCTCGTGAAAACTTCATGGAGAACCTCAAGTGGATCGACAACCTGAAGCTTCGCGTAGGTTATGGTGAGACTTCTAACCAGAGTATTAATCCTTACTCTACTCTTGGTGGACTGGCTACACGTAACTACAACTTCGGTTCTACTTATAAGTCAGGTTACTATGTAAACTCTCTGCCTAACCCAGAGCTGGGATGGGAGTACTCTAAGACTTGGAACTTCGGTCTCGACTTCTCATTCTTCAATGGTCGTCTGTCTGGATCGTTCGAGTACTATACTCAGAAAACCAACGATATCCTGCTGAACGTTAAGCTGCCTGATACATCAGGTGTAAGCAGCTATACTGGTAACATCGGTAACACCGAGAATAAGGGTTGGGAGTTCTCTCTGAACGGTATCATCATCGACAACAAGAATGGTTGGAACTGGGAGGCTGGTATCAACTTCTACCAGAACCGTAACAAGCTGACCAAGCTGGCTACAAATGATCCTGATGGTAAAGACGAGGGTAACCTCTGGTTCGTTGGACATCCTATCGATGTTATCTACGACTATGAATATGTAGGTCTGTGGCAGAAGGGCGAAGAGGCTGCAATGAACATCCTGGAGCCAGGTGGTAACGCTGGTATGATTAAGGTTAAATACACTGGCGACTATGATGCCAACGGACTGCCTACACGCCAGATTGGTCCTGACGACCGTCAGATCATGAGCATGGAGCCCGATCTCGTTGGTGGTTTCAATACTACTATTGGTTACAAGAACTTCGACCTGACCGTTATCGGTTCGTTCCAGATTGGTGGTAAGTTGATTTCTGCCATCCACTCTTCTAACGGTTACCTGAATATGCTCTCTGGTCGTCGTAACAACCTCGACGTTGACTACTGGACTGAGAACAACACTGGTGCTAAGTATCCAAAACCAGGTGGTATCATGAGTAGTGATAACCCCAAGTACGGTTCTACACTGGGTTACTTCAATGCTGGTTACCTGAAGTTCCGCACCATCACACTGGGTTACAACTTCGACAAGCTGCAGGCTGTTAAGGATCTTGGTATCAGCCGTCTGCGCCTGTACGCTACCGTTCAGAACCCATTCGTTCTCTTCTCGCCATACAACAACGAGAGCGGACTTGATCCAGAGACCAACTCTTGGTCAAACGAGAATACGGCTGTAGGTTACTCATTCGGTAGTCACAGGATGCCTATCGTAGGTTATAACACACCTGCTACCCGCAACTTCATCTTCGGTGTTAATGTAACATTCTAA